The following proteins are encoded in a genomic region of Vanessa cardui chromosome W, ilVanCard2.1, whole genome shotgun sequence:
- the LOC124542478 gene encoding uncharacterized protein LOC124542478, whose translation MRTLNARASPSSDVNAKNAIHARAFPTSDAKDKNQRSHPKDFDKLRLASWNLGTMTGRSTELSEILKTRQINACCVQETKWKGSKSRDIGNGYQLVYHGVDTKRNGVGIVLDENLKTRVIDVVRKNDRLISIKLAMDGQPPLNLISAYAPQTGCSEQEKHDFWEDFDEIMQNIPLTEHAHIGGDLNGHVGEKNDLHSDTHGGYGFGTRNKQGISILNFASRLLVSVMKLPKPITTHISRADSIKWKELHSIKGSPLLEWAHAYMKEDIESDKSANQMWSDFERLCLEGAKEILGISRGARRIGKETSWWNETAQHIIKSKREAFKAWQKSGLEEDHLLYKNLKKIAKSAVAQSMAKSREDFYDRLENAEDENSIYKIARQRHRSTLDIKCNKFIKNAQGPIKCIVEEEVSKAISKMKHHKTTGPDQIPADLWKKLKESATPWLTKLFNAIIKDP comes from the exons ATGAGAACGTTAAATGCTAGGGCGTCCCCCTCAAGCGACGTAAATGCGAAGAATGCGATACATGCTAGGGCGTTCCCCACAAGCGACGCTAAAGACAAGAACCAACGTTCGCATCCAAAAGACTTTGACAAACTCAGACTCGCATCGTGGAACCTCGGCACAATGACGGGACGCAGCACAGAACTAAgcgaaattttaaaaacaagacaAATAAACGCCTGCTGCGTCCAAGAAACTAAATGGAAAGGGTCAAAATCCAGGGATATCGGAAATGGCTACCAGCTCGTGTACCATGGTGTTGATACCAAAAGAAACGGAGTAGGAATCGTATTGGATGAAAACCTGAAAACGAGAGTAATCGACGTGGTTAGGAAGAATGACAGACTCATAAGCATAAAACTAGCAATGGACGGCCAACCGCCTTTGAATTTAATCTCAGCGTATGCACCACAAACTGGATGTTCTGAACAAGAAAAGCACGATTTCTGGGAAGACTTTGACGAAATTATGCAAAATATTCCTTTAACAGAACATGCCCACATAGGAGGAGACCTGAATGGACATGTAGGAGAAAAGAATGACCTCCATAGTGACACCCATGGAGGCTATGGATTTGGCACTAGAAATAAACAAGGAATAAGCATTCTTAATTTTGCATCCAG GCTTCTCGTCTCAGTCATGAAACTACCCAAACCTATAACAACACACATCAGCAGAGCAGACAGTATTAAGTGGAAAGAACTGCACTCCATCAAGGGCTCTCCGCTCCTAGAATGGGCCCACGCCTATATGAAAGAAGACATTGAGAGCGATAAATCAGCTAACCAGATGTGGTCTGATTTCGAAAGACTATGTTTGGAAGGGGCAAAAGAGATCCTGGGTATTTCACGTGGAGCACGGCGCATAGGTAAAGAAACGTCCTGGTGGAATGAAACTGCTCAACACATAATAAAGTCAAAGAGAGAGGCATTTAAAGCATGGCAGAAATCGGGTTTGGAAGAAGATCACCTACTGTATAAGAATCTTAAAAAGATAGCTAAATCTGCAGTAGCACAATCCATGGCAAAATCTAGAGAAGATTTTTATGACAGATTGGAAAACGCCGAGGATGAGAACTCAATCTACAAAATAGCCCGACAACGCCATAGATCTACACTCgatattaaatgtaacaaattcATCAAAAATGCCCAGG GGCCTATAAAATGTATAGTAGAGGAGGAGGTGAGCAAGGCTATATCAAAAATGAAACACCATAAGACCACTGGTCCCGACCAGATCCCAGCAGATCTCTGGAAGAAGCTGAAGGAATCTGCCACACCCTGGCTCACAAAGCTTTTTAACGCTATTATTAAAGATCCCTGA